Within Sorangiineae bacterium MSr11367, the genomic segment GCGCCCTTCGCCGGTCGTCCCGTTGGACTTCCCGGCCGCCCATCTCCGGGCAAAGCTCGAGTTTTGCAACCCCATCGGGAGCATCAAGGACAAGCCCGCCTATTGGATTATCAAATCGGCCATCGAGCAGGGAATCATCGACGAAACCACCACCATCGTAGAATCGTCCTCCGGTAACTTCGCCATCGCCCTCGCGGTTCTTTGCCATCACCTGAGGTTGCGGTTCATTCCGGTCATCGACCCCAACATCTCGATGCTCAACGAGATGTGCCTTCGCAACCTTTGTCGCGAGGTCGTCAAAGTGAGTGTGCGCGATGACACGGGCGGCTTCCTCAAGACGCGCATCGCCAAGGTCAAAGAACTCTGCCAGCAGATCCCCAATTCCTTCTGGACGGAGCAGTACGGCAACCTCGACGGTATGGCCGGGCACTATCATTTGACCGGCGGCCAGATCTGCGCGCACGTCAAAAACCTCGACTACGTCTTTCTCGGTGTCAGCTCGGGTGGCACCATCGCCGGTGTATCGACGCGGTTGAAGGAGAAATTCAAACACATGGAGGTCGTAGCCGTCGACGTCGTCGGTTCCGTGATCTTCGGTGGACCTCCTGGAAAACGCTACATTCCAGGTATCGGCGCCAGCCTCGTTCCCGAGCTCGTCGCCCGGGCGGCCATCGATCGCGTGGTGATGGTGTCCGAGACCGAGACCGTGCAGGGCTGCCGCGAGCTCTTCGGGCGTGATGGTGTATTCGCCGGGGGATCGAGCGGCTCCGTGTATGCCGCCATCAAGAAGACATTAAAAAACGAGAACAGCCTCTCCAAGCCCGACGTTCTTTTTCTATGCTGCGATCGCGGTACCAGTTATCTGGACACCGTTTACAACGACGAGTGGTGCGCCCGTTTGGCGAATTCCCTCACATCGTAGGAGGCAGAGCAAGCCGTGAATTTCGACTTCAAAGTCATCAGCGGTGCCGTCGCACACGAGATCATCCACTCCAATTACGAGACGTGTCAAAGCATCATCGCCGAGGCGTATCGCCAATACGCGGCTGGAAAAGCATCGGCTCCGACATGCCATTTTCTCCGGTTTCCCGATCGACCGAACGCACGCATCATCCCATTGCCTGCGCGCATCGACATGGCAGGCCATCGCATCAGCGGCATCAAATGGATCGCGAGCTTCCCCGACAACGTTGCAAAAGGAATTCCTCGTGCGTCCGCCGTCCTCATCTTGAACGACGAGGAGACGGGCTATCCCCTGGCCTGCGTGGAGGCTTCGCTCATCTCCGCCGCCCGCACCGCCGCTTCGGCAACCCTGGGCGCGCACCATCTGGCGGGCGGCAAACGTCGGGCCAAGGCCTTGGGCATCGTCGGCAATGGCATCATTGCGAAATATATTTATCAATTCTTGATCGGGACCGGTTGGGAGATCGATGAAGTCCGGCTTTTCGACAAGAACCCCGCGGAGCCGGCGCGGTTTCATCAGAGTGTCGTCCAGGACCGTCGCCATCGGGCGGTCATCCACACCGGTGACTTGGAATCACTCCTGATGGCCAGCGATCTCATCGTGTTTGCGACGTCGGCCGGTGCGCCCCACGTGACGGACAAGGCGCTCTTCGCGCACAATCCGATCGTCCTTCATATCTCGCTTCGAGATCTCGGTGCGGACATCATCGCCGGTGCGCAGAATTTCGTCGACAGTGCCGAGCATGCGCTGTCGAACAACACGTCGCTGCACCTTGCGCAGATGGAGATGGGGCACGCGGACTTTATGACCGGCACCATTTCCGATTTGATCGAGGGTAGGCGGGTGGTCGACCCGGAGAAGCCGCGGATCTTCGCCCCGTTCGGGCTCGGCGTGCTCGATCTTGCCCTGGGCAACCTGGTTTACCGTCGCGCCGTCGAGACGCGCCGGTTCGTCTTGGTGGACGACTTCTTCTACGAGAAAGAGCGGTGAGCACCATGCTCCCCCATGCCATTGCACCGTATCTCCAAGAGTACCGCGGCGTTTTGCACGTGGCGGATCATTCGGTGATGGATCTGCGCGAGCGCTTTGGGTCCAACGTGTTCGTGTTCTCCGAGTCGCAGATCACCGACAACGTGCGATCCCTCCAGCGCGCTTACCAGCGACACTATCCGCGATTTCGCATCATGTACGCGAGCAAGGCGTGCTCGAACCTCGAGGTTCTGCGCCACATCGTGTCCCTCGAGTGCGGCCTCGACGCCAACAGCGGCGGCGAGCTTTTCAAGGCTCGGCTCATCGGCGCGTCCCCGGAGCGCATCGTCTACAATGGGACCTCCAAGTCCGTCGACGAAGTGACCCAGGGCGTGATCGCGGGCATTCGCGCGTTCAACGTCGATTCCATTTCGGAATTGAAGCGCATCGGGGACATCGCCCATCGACTCGGCCTCACCGCCAACGTCATGCCGCGGGTGATCCCCGGCGTGCTCGGTGGCACGGTGGCAGGCTTCGAGACGGGGCATGTGGGCTCGAAGTTCGGAATGCCCTTCGAGGACCTTCCCGAGGTGGTCCGTGTTCTGCGCGACTACCCATGTTTGAAATTTCGAGGCTTCCATTGCCATGTCGGCTCGCAGGTCGTGCGCGCGGAGGCCTTCGCGTCGGCCATGCGCACGGTGGTGGCCGAGATGGTGCGGTTCGGTCGAGAGACCGGATTCATGGCCGATACGATGAACATGGGCGGAGGCTTTCCCATTCCGCTCGTCCCCGAGGGGACCATGCCCGTGCACCGCGATGGCAGCCCGCTGCCCGAGGACGTGCAGGCGCTGATGCGCGGCACCCTTTCGATTCCCGACGTGGCGGCGGAGACCGCGGCCGCCTGGAATGCCGCAGGGGCGGATCCGGCGGACTTCGATGTCTTCATCGAGCCCGGTCGCAGCGTCATCGGCACGGCGGGGATTCTCTTGAGCACCATCGAAGCACGGAAAACACGGCCAGACGGTGTCGATTGGCTCCTGACGGATTGCGGCTTCAACACCATGCCGGAAACGCTCTGGTACGATTGGTATTACCATATCGTGTCCGGAAATCGTGCCAGCGAGCCTGCCGATACGGCCTTTCGCGTGGGTGGGCCTCTCTGCGATACGGGAGATTCCCAACATGACGAGACGGGGCGCGGTCGCTTGCCCAACGTCCGCTGGCTGCCCAAGAACACGGGCATCGGCGATTGCCTCGTCGTCGTGGGCACGGGGGCGTACTGCATCGAGCAGCAAAGCAATTACAATGGCCGGCCGCGCGCCGCCGCCGTGATGGTGCGCACCAACGGCGTGGTCGAGTGGATTGCCCGCCGCGAGACCTACGAGGACCTGGTCGCCCGCGACTTCGGGTCGGGGGTCGCGCGGTGACCCTGGAGCATGTCGTGGGGTTATCGTGCTTGGAATCGGGCACGATGCTCTCGGCGGACGTTCTCCGCTACGGGAATCCGAATCCAGGGAGCGAATTGGGCTTTTCTTCGCTGGAGGTTCGATACGACTACGCGGTCGTGAAGCGCAAGCTCGGCAGCGCGGAGGCCCTGGCGAACGCGCCGCTGATCATGCAGTCGTTCGCCCCGCTGCTGCCCATCCCCGACGCATCGTATCTGTCGCCGCTTCTCGTGGGCGGCACGCCCTTTCTTCGAAGCCCGCGGTTGTCGCGCGAGCTCGGTGTGGAGCTGTTCGTCAAAGACGACTCGCGCAACCCGAGTGGCTCGTTGAAGGATCGCGCCTCGGCGCTGGCCGTCGCGCACGCGAGGTATTTTCGACGCGACAAAATCGCAGTTGCAAGCACGGGAAACGCCGCCGCGTCGCTGGCGAGCCAGGCGGCGGCCGCGGGGCTGGCGGCCATCGTCTTCGTGCCTGCGCAGGCGCCCATCGCCAAAATCATGCAGGCGGTGATGTACGGAAGCCGCGTGTACACCGTGAATGGCAACTACGATGCGGCGTACGAGGTCTGCCAAAGAGCTTGCGATTGTTTCGGCTGGTACAATCGCTCCACCGGCTACAATCCGTACATGACCGAAGGGAAGAAGACGGTTGCCTTCGAGATGGCCATCCAGCTCGCCCGGCTCGCGGGCACGTGTGCGCCGATGACCGCGCCCGACGCCGTCTTCGTGCCCGTGGGGGACGGTTGCATCGTGGGCGCCGTGCACAAAGGATTCGACGATCTCGTCCAGCTGGGGTTTCTCGATCGCATCCCGCGACTCTACGGTGTCCAATCCGACCAGAGCGCCGCCATCCACCGGGCGTGGGTGCGCCAGGCTCCCATCCGAAAGGTGAACGCCACGAGTCGGGCCGACAGCATCTGCGCCGACATGCCCCGCGACGGCGCCAAGGCCCTTCGTGCCATCCGCGAGACGGGCGGCGCCTTCCTCGCCGTCTCCGACGCCCACATCTTGAAGGCCATCGTGGATCTCGCGCGCAAGGAAGGCCTCTTCGTGGAACCCGCGGCCGCGGCGTCCCTTGCCGGGTTGTGCAGCGCGCGCACCCAAGGCCTCGTGCGCGATGGAGAGAAGGTGGTGCTGCTGCTCACAGGTTCCGGGCTGAAGGACCCGCTCGCCGGTGCCGAGCTGCTCGCCAAGCCGCTGCGCATCTCGACCCTCGACGACGTGAAAAAGGTGGAGCACCTTTCGGCATGAACTTCCTTCTGCTGGTGGCCGCGTCGTTCTTGTTCGCCGTGGGCGGTCTCTTCATGAAGTACTCGCACGGCCTCACACGGCTGGGCCCCACGGTGGTGGTGATGCTGCTGTTCTGCACGGGGGCGGCTTGCCAGGCCGTGGCCATGAAACACCAGGAAATGGGCGTTACCTACGTGGTCGTGCTCGGCCTCGAGGCGGTGGTGGCCTTCGTCCTCAGCATCGGCGTGCTGGGCGAATCGCTCGCGCCGTCGAAGCTGGGCGCGGCACTCTTGATCCTTGGCGGCATTGCTCTATTGAAATGGGTGTAGAGGAGTACCCGTTTGCTGCAGCGGCTCTTGGATGAGATTCCCGCGTTCGCGGGATACAAAGACCGCCAATCGGTATTCCTGTATGCCAACAAAGCGTACGGCGTTCTCATCGGATTGCCGCATCACGAAGATGTCATCGGGCGTACCGACTTCGACATGCCCTGCGAGACGGTGGCATGTGCGCCCATGTTTCAAAAGCAAGATCAGGAAGTGCTGCGCTCGCGCCAGCCGCTGCGGATCCTGGATGTGCATCGCTTCGCCGACGGCAAGTGGCGTGCGTTTTTGGTGACGAAGACGCCTCTTTACGGAGGCTCGGAGAAGGACGAGCCCGTGGGCACCATGTTCTACGGTGTCGACATCACGTCCCCGGGCATCATCGAGCTCGGCTCGCTGCTCGGCCGAATCCACACGGGGGCCGACCCCACGTCGCTCGTCGGGGCGGGAAGCCATCTCATCGAAGGGTTCTCCGATGCGGGGGCGTTGACCCGCCGGGAAGCCGAGATCCTCTTTTTCCTCCTTCGCGGCAAAAGCGCGAAGGAGACCGCCGTCATTCTGGCGATGTCACGGCGCACGGTGGAGCAGCACATCGACAAGATGAAGCGAAAGCTCGGCGCGCGAAGCAAATTCGAGCTCATCGAGGTGGCCATCGAGGCCGGGTACATGCACCGCATTCCCGATTCGCTCTTCTCGAGGCAGCTATCGATAAGCCTGGGTTGAGATCCCGGCACAAAGGGCGATGAGGATTCGAGGCGGTGGCCATCGAGGGGGTACCAAACCCGACCCTAGATAGGAGAGAGCGCGATGCCCCGAGCCCATATGGCATTGTCCGCATTGGCGGCGATCATCCCGTTGTTCGGTTCCTCGTGTTGCTCGCCCGGTGCGCGTGAAAAACCAGGTGCGGGCAAGGCGTCTCTCGTACGGACGAGCCAGGGGCAGGGGCTGGGGGACGTGATCGACGTGAAGCGCCATGGCGATGAGCTCGACCTCACGCTGGCCTCCGCGGAGGCGACGGATCATCTCCATGTGGTCCTCCTCGCGTCCGACGTGGTCAACGTCGAATACCGGCCGCACGGTCAAGCCGAGGCGCCCAGCTTCATCGTCGATCCCGACGCACATTGGCCCGCGGGGCCGCACGCCGTCGAGGTCCAAACCGAGTCGGACCCCATCGTGCTGCGCACGGAACGACTTCGCGTGGAGATCGCGGCCCATCCCGCGCGTGTCGCCGTCTTTGATTCCGAGGGGCAGTTGCTTTTGCGGGAGCGAGCCGCCGAGGGCATCCATCCGCGCGGCGTGCGCTTCGATCGGGCGGCCGGGGAACCGCTGTACGGGATGGCGGGCATCGCCCTTCCGGCGGACGAAGGCCGCCAGGATCCCAAGGTGAGCATGACGGACAACCTGCTCCGCAACCGTGGTGCGCGCGTGCAAGCTGGGGCGCAGGGCAATGGCGGTGCGCCCCTGGCATTCACGGCGCGCTACGGGGTGGTGGTCGACTCGGTGGATGGTGAGTTCGATGCCACGGAGAGCGAATTGTCCTTTTCCGGAGCATCTCGGGAGGCCACCTCCTTTTATGTGGTGGCGGGCGGTCCCAAGGACACCTTGGGTGCCACCGCGACCCTGAGCGGCCACGCACCCATGCTTCCGAAGTGGGCACTCGGTTTTGCCAACAGCGAGTGGGGCACGGATCAGAACGAGGTGACACGCATCGTCGACGACTACCGCGCCAGAGGCATCGGGCTCGACGCGTTCATTCTCGATTTCGACTTCAAAGCATGGGGCGAGGACAATTTCGGCGAATTCCGTTGGAACTCGACCAGCAACCCCGGCAACGTCCACCCGAACAAATTCCCCGACGGGGCTTCCGGCCAATTTGCGCGTGCGCTCGCCGCCAAAGGGGTTGCGCTGGTCGGCATCATGAAGCCGCGCATCATCGTCGAGACCGTGGATCACGAGCCCTCGCAGCAGGCCATGGAAGCAGGGAATCTCGACTGCTTTTACCCGGGCCAGGAGCCATACCCCGAGTACTTTTCGGGGCGGCTCGCGCGCGATATCGACTTTGCGGAAGGGCGCTGTCGAAGCTTCTACTGGACGCATGCCAAGCCGCTCTTCGATACCGGCATCGTCGCCTGGTGGAACGACGAGGCCGACGCCACTGGCGATTTCATGTTCCATTCTCTTCAACACGCGAACATGCAGCGCGCTCTTTACGAGGGTCAGCGCTCCGCATCCGACGCCCGCGTCTATTCGTTGAATCGGAATTTCTATCTCGGCGCCCAACGGTATGCGTATGCCACGTGGACTGGGGATATCGTCGTTGGCGACAAGGACGGTCCCCATGCCTTCGCGACCATGCGCGAGCAGCGCCAGCGCATGCTGACATTGGTGAACATCGGCCAAGCGCGCCCCACGATGGACACCGGCGGCTTCTGGGGAACCCCCACGCCGCAGGCCTACGCCCGTTGGATGCAATTCGCTGCCCTGACGCCGATCATGCGTGTCCACGGGGCCTTGAACGAGCAGCGCCAACCCTGGGTTTACGGCCCCATCGCCGAGCGAGCGGCCGCCGACGCCATCGCACTGCGGCACCGGCTCGTGCCGTATCTCTATGCCTGCGAGCGCACCCTCTACGAAACGGGCATCGGCATGATGCGTCCTTTGGTCTACGACTACCCGACGGATCCGAAGGCGATCAACGACGTTGCGGAATGGATGCTCGGTGATTCCCTCCTTGCGCGCCCCGTGCTCGAGGAGGACGCCACCTCCGTCGATGTCTACTTGCCGGCGGGCTCACGCTGGGTCGACTATTTCCGCGGGACCGTTCACCAAGGCGGGCAAACCCTGCGCTACGAAGTGAACGCGCACAATTGGCGCGATATCCCGCTCTTCATCAAAGAGGGCGCCATCCTCCCGAGCACGCCGGGGGTGCTCGACGTCTATCCATCGAGCCACGAAACGTCGTTCACCGTCTACGAGGACGACGGCGCCACCTACGCCTATGAGGGCGATGCTTTTTTCCGGCAGACACTTTCCGTCCACGCCGACGGCCGCAAGGTCACGGTCGAAGGCAAACCCGCCACGGGCTCCAAGGCACCGGGTTTCACCTCGTACTTGCTCCGCGTCCACGACCCGCTCGACCTGCACACGGTGCGCGAGGTTCGCATGGCCGCCGCCACACCCGCCTCCGTGCACGTGGACTTCACGAAACGCCGGTGAGGCGTGAGCACGATTCCCGGATAGGAAGAAGGAAACCGCCAGGACGCCAGGGGCGCCAGGAGGGAAACGGCAATAAATCAAAATGAGGGTTTATTGTGGGTTCACCTGGCGATCCCGTTCGTTACAACCCGAAGAGCAGCATCAGCAGTTCGTCGATGTTCTCCATTTGACGGGGGGCGCGAAGGATGACCAAAGGCGACGACAGGACGTCTCCTTTCGTGGCTCTCACTTGCACATCCGATCGAGAAGCTCATTCGCCAG encodes:
- the sbnA gene encoding 2,3-diaminopropionate biosynthesis protein SbnA, producing the protein MSERMELIGRAFLRPSPVVPLDFPAAHLRAKLEFCNPIGSIKDKPAYWIIKSAIEQGIIDETTTIVESSSGNFAIALAVLCHHLRLRFIPVIDPNISMLNEMCLRNLCREVVKVSVRDDTGGFLKTRIAKVKELCQQIPNSFWTEQYGNLDGMAGHYHLTGGQICAHVKNLDYVFLGVSSGGTIAGVSTRLKEKFKHMEVVAVDVVGSVIFGGPPGKRYIPGIGASLVPELVARAAIDRVVMVSETETVQGCRELFGRDGVFAGGSSGSVYAAIKKTLKNENSLSKPDVLFLCCDRGTSYLDTVYNDEWCARLANSLTS
- the sbnB gene encoding 2,3-diaminopropionate biosynthesis protein SbnB; this encodes MNFDFKVISGAVAHEIIHSNYETCQSIIAEAYRQYAAGKASAPTCHFLRFPDRPNARIIPLPARIDMAGHRISGIKWIASFPDNVAKGIPRASAVLILNDEETGYPLACVEASLISAARTAASATLGAHHLAGGKRRAKALGIVGNGIIAKYIYQFLIGTGWEIDEVRLFDKNPAEPARFHQSVVQDRRHRAVIHTGDLESLLMASDLIVFATSAGAPHVTDKALFAHNPIVLHISLRDLGADIIAGAQNFVDSAEHALSNNTSLHLAQMEMGHADFMTGTISDLIEGRRVVDPEKPRIFAPFGLGVLDLALGNLVYRRAVETRRFVLVDDFFYEKER
- the lysA gene encoding diaminopimelate decarboxylase, giving the protein MLPHAIAPYLQEYRGVLHVADHSVMDLRERFGSNVFVFSESQITDNVRSLQRAYQRHYPRFRIMYASKACSNLEVLRHIVSLECGLDANSGGELFKARLIGASPERIVYNGTSKSVDEVTQGVIAGIRAFNVDSISELKRIGDIAHRLGLTANVMPRVIPGVLGGTVAGFETGHVGSKFGMPFEDLPEVVRVLRDYPCLKFRGFHCHVGSQVVRAEAFASAMRTVVAEMVRFGRETGFMADTMNMGGGFPIPLVPEGTMPVHRDGSPLPEDVQALMRGTLSIPDVAAETAAAWNAAGADPADFDVFIEPGRSVIGTAGILLSTIEARKTRPDGVDWLLTDCGFNTMPETLWYDWYYHIVSGNRASEPADTAFRVGGPLCDTGDSQHDETGRGRLPNVRWLPKNTGIGDCLVVVGTGAYCIEQQSNYNGRPRAAAVMVRTNGVVEWIARRETYEDLVARDFGSGVAR
- the thrC gene encoding threonine synthase yields the protein MTLEHVVGLSCLESGTMLSADVLRYGNPNPGSELGFSSLEVRYDYAVVKRKLGSAEALANAPLIMQSFAPLLPIPDASYLSPLLVGGTPFLRSPRLSRELGVELFVKDDSRNPSGSLKDRASALAVAHARYFRRDKIAVASTGNAAASLASQAAAAGLAAIVFVPAQAPIAKIMQAVMYGSRVYTVNGNYDAAYEVCQRACDCFGWYNRSTGYNPYMTEGKKTVAFEMAIQLARLAGTCAPMTAPDAVFVPVGDGCIVGAVHKGFDDLVQLGFLDRIPRLYGVQSDQSAAIHRAWVRQAPIRKVNATSRADSICADMPRDGAKALRAIRETGGAFLAVSDAHILKAIVDLARKEGLFVEPAAAASLAGLCSARTQGLVRDGEKVVLLLTGSGLKDPLAGAELLAKPLRISTLDDVKKVEHLSA
- a CDS encoding SMR family transporter; translation: MNFLLLVAASFLFAVGGLFMKYSHGLTRLGPTVVVMLLFCTGAACQAVAMKHQEMGVTYVVVLGLEAVVAFVLSIGVLGESLAPSKLGAALLILGGIALLKWV
- a CDS encoding helix-turn-helix transcriptional regulator, which produces MLQRLLDEIPAFAGYKDRQSVFLYANKAYGVLIGLPHHEDVIGRTDFDMPCETVACAPMFQKQDQEVLRSRQPLRILDVHRFADGKWRAFLVTKTPLYGGSEKDEPVGTMFYGVDITSPGIIELGSLLGRIHTGADPTSLVGAGSHLIEGFSDAGALTRREAEILFFLLRGKSAKETAVILAMSRRTVEQHIDKMKRKLGARSKFELIEVAIEAGYMHRIPDSLFSRQLSISLG
- a CDS encoding DUF5110 domain-containing protein translates to MPRAHMALSALAAIIPLFGSSCCSPGAREKPGAGKASLVRTSQGQGLGDVIDVKRHGDELDLTLASAEATDHLHVVLLASDVVNVEYRPHGQAEAPSFIVDPDAHWPAGPHAVEVQTESDPIVLRTERLRVEIAAHPARVAVFDSEGQLLLRERAAEGIHPRGVRFDRAAGEPLYGMAGIALPADEGRQDPKVSMTDNLLRNRGARVQAGAQGNGGAPLAFTARYGVVVDSVDGEFDATESELSFSGASREATSFYVVAGGPKDTLGATATLSGHAPMLPKWALGFANSEWGTDQNEVTRIVDDYRARGIGLDAFILDFDFKAWGEDNFGEFRWNSTSNPGNVHPNKFPDGASGQFARALAAKGVALVGIMKPRIIVETVDHEPSQQAMEAGNLDCFYPGQEPYPEYFSGRLARDIDFAEGRCRSFYWTHAKPLFDTGIVAWWNDEADATGDFMFHSLQHANMQRALYEGQRSASDARVYSLNRNFYLGAQRYAYATWTGDIVVGDKDGPHAFATMREQRQRMLTLVNIGQARPTMDTGGFWGTPTPQAYARWMQFAALTPIMRVHGALNEQRQPWVYGPIAERAAADAIALRHRLVPYLYACERTLYETGIGMMRPLVYDYPTDPKAINDVAEWMLGDSLLARPVLEEDATSVDVYLPAGSRWVDYFRGTVHQGGQTLRYEVNAHNWRDIPLFIKEGAILPSTPGVLDVYPSSHETSFTVYEDDGATYAYEGDAFFRQTLSVHADGRKVTVEGKPATGSKAPGFTSYLLRVHDPLDLHTVREVRMAAATPASVHVDFTKRR